From one Papio anubis isolate 15944 chromosome 12, Panubis1.0, whole genome shotgun sequence genomic stretch:
- the DDIAS gene encoding DNA damage-induced apoptosis suppressor protein → MNRRRKFLLASVLALQNSSFIYPSCQKCFSRIILVSKRSKCPKCGCTGESGNANYRYKLSLKVAESNKLSVITVFGSCLDTFFGLTASGLYRYIQDPNKIPETLDNDTTQNLLTKAVETCFVGQSFIFGVTNFESHPGQGADASNFLQQCSDHKRKARSLVACQIVLPDPGVAGFTVIDYFCQLLQTFNFRKLQCDSHAPNNHLLSLDHSNSDLSSIYTSDSTSYFFKSCSKDTFSKFWQPSLEFTSIVSKLTDNDDFSASEQSKAFGTLQQNRNSISIAEATGSSSCHDPIQHSWSLVSYMDKKSTAEKLGKELGLQAKELSAVHSSHHEIGVNDSNLFSLEMREPLESSNTKSFHSAVEIKNRSQHEPPCFQHHGIDTPTSLQKRSTCCPPSLVRLEVTASNSQDGDPQIWDDLPFSESLNKFLAVLESEIAITQADVSSRKHHVDNDIDTFHADHSRLSVTPQRTTGALHTPPIALRSSQAIVKANCSKDDFLFNCKVNLSPSVEKESQPDNKVEAVSVNHSGRGMSEYFLPNPCLSALFSSSKDSETIVTLKKTIRISPPRDEILFRPSTSESDHFSLNNKYLNGCGEKSLSVMNEKLTTLCSRKYNDVSDLCKLENKQYYRWSKNQDDSFTICRKLTYPLETLCNSPNRSTNTLKEMPWGHINNNLTQSYSIGYEGSYDASADLFDDIAKEMDIATEITKKSQEILLQQGTSLAESHPSESDFSLRSLSEDFIQPSQKLSLQSISGSRRSRTCSPTPQFQSDSEYNVENSQDFVPCSQSTPISGFHQTRIHGINRAFKKPVFYSDLDANYEKIRIFPENDKQQASPSCPKNIKTPSQKIRSPIVSGISQPEVFNPSPFAECHETDSDEWVPPTTQKIFPSDMLGFQVIGLGKCLAAHHFPDQELPRKKLKHIRQGTNKGLIKKKLKNMLTAVVMKEKTPKYNCKSSGWISKCPDIQVLAAPQLHPILGPDSCLECCLPFSEKGPPSVCDTQSAWSPELF, encoded by the exons GTCTAAGTGTCCGAAATGTGGCTGTACTGGTGAATCTGGAAATGCCAATTACAGATACAAACTTTCCTTAAAAGTTGCAGAATCAAACAAATTGTCTGTTATTACTGTATTTGGAAGTTGCTTAGATACATTTTTTGGTCTTACTGCCTCTGGTTTGTACAG GTACATTCAGGATCCtaataaaattccagaaacaCTCGACAATGATACAACTCAGAATCTATTAACTAAAGCAGTTGAAACTTGCTTTGTTGGACAAAGCTTTATTTTTGGAGTGACG AATTTTGAAAGCCACCCTGGACAAGGTGCAGATGCCAGTAACTTCTTACAGCAATGCTCTGACCACAAAAGAAAAGCCAGATCACTAGTGGCTTGCCAGATTGTTCTACCGGACCCAGGTGTTGCAGGCTTTACTGTCATTGACTACTTCTGTCAACTTTTGCAGACTTTTAATTTCAGGAAACTTCAGTGTGACTCTCACGCACCTAACAATCACTTACTTTCTTTAGATCACTCAAATAGTGATCTCAGCAGCATATATACTTCTGACAGCACTTCTTATTTTTTCAAGTCCTGCAGCAAGGatactttttcaaaattctgGCAGCCATCACTTGAGTTCACTTCCATTGTTTCAAAGCTAACAGATAATGATGATTTTTCAGCTTCAGAACAAAGTAAGGCCTTTGGTACTCTTCAGCAGAACAGAAATTCCATCTCCATTGCAGAGGCCACTGGTTCCAGTAGCTGCCATGATCCCATTCAGCATTCATGGAGCCTTGTTTCATATATGGATAAAAAGAGTACAGCAGAAAAGTTGGGTAAAGAACTTGGCTTACAAGCTAAGGAGCTGAGTGCAGTTCACAGCAGTCATCATGAAATTGGAGTTAATGACTctaatttattctctttggaaatgCGAGAGCCCCTTGAGTCAAGTAATACAAAATCCTTCCACAGTGCagtggaaattaaaaataggtcccagcatgagccaccatgtttcCAGCATCATGGTATAGATACCCCCACTAGCCTTCAAAAGAGGTCTACATGTTGTCCACCTTCGTTAGTCAGACTTGAAGTGACAGCCAGCAATTCCCAGGATGGCGACCCTCAAATTTGGGATGATCTGCCATTCTCTGAAAGCTTGAACAAGTTTCTGGCAGTTCTTGAAAGTGAGATTGCTATAACCCAGGCAGATGTCAGTAGTAGGAAGCATCATGTAGATAACGACATTGATACATTTCATGCAGACCACAGCAGGTTATCTGTGACTCCCCAGAGAACTACTGGAGCCCTGCATACACCACCTATAGCTTTAAGATCATCACAAGCAATAGTCAAAGCAAACTGTAGCAAAGATGACTTCCTTTTCAACTGTAAAGTAAATCTAAGTCCTAGTGTTGAAAAGGAGTCACAACCAGATAACAAAGTAGAGGCTGTCTCTGTAAATCATAGTGGAAGAGGTATGTCAGAGTATTTTCTACCAAATCCTTGCCTGTCAGCTCTGTTTTCATCTTCAAAAGATTCAGAAACAATAGTTACTCTTAAGAAGACTATCAGAATCTCACCACCCAGGGATGAAATTCTGTTTAGGCCCAGTACTTCAGAGAGTGACCATTTTAGtctaaataacaaatatttgaatggatgtggagaaaaatcACTTTCAGTAATGAATGAAAAGTTGACAACTCTATGTTCTAGGAAGTACAATGATGTCTCTGATCtttgcaaattagaaaataaacaatattatagGTGGTCCAAGAACCAAGATGACAGTTTTACAATCTGCAGGAAACTTACATATCCTTTAGAAACTCTTTGCAATAGTCCAAATAGAAGTACAAATACATTGAAAGAAATGCCTTGGGGACATATCAATAACAACTTAACGCAGAGCTATTCTATTGGTTATGAAGGTAGCTATGATGCCTCTGCTGATCTCTTTGATGATATTGCTAAAGAAATGGACATTGCAACAGAGATTACCAAAAAATCACAGGAAATTTTGTTACAACAGGGAACGTCTTTGGCAGAAAGTCATCCTTCGGAGTCTGATTTTTCACTGAGATCACTTTCTGAAGACTTCATCCAGCCTTCACAAAAATTATCCTTGCAAAGCATTTCTGGCTCTAGGCGTTCAAGAACATGCTCTCCAACACCTCAATTTCAATCAGATTCAGAATATAATGTTGAAAATAGTCAAGACTTTGTTCCATGTTCACAGTCAACTCCAATTTCAGGATTCCACCAAACAAGAATTCATGGGATAAACAGAGCTTTTAAAAAACCTGTATTTTATTCAGATCTTGATGCTAACTATGAAAAAATAAGGATTTTCCCGGAAAATGACAAACAGCAAGCTAGCCCAAGCtgtccaaaaaatataaaaacacctAGCCAGAAAATCAGAAGCCCTATTGTATCTGGTATTTCACAACCAGAAGTTTTCAATCCCTCTCCTTTTGCTGAGTGCCATGAAACTGATAGTGATGAATGGGTCCCTCCTACCacacaaaaaatatttccttcagaTATGCTTGGATTCCAAGTCATAGGTCTAGGGAAATGCCTTGCTGCCCATCATTTCCCTGATCAAGAGTTaccaagaaagaaactgaaacatATTAGACAAGGAACCAATAAAGGTTtaattaagaagaaattaaagaatatgctTACAGCAGTTGTTATGAAAGAGAAAACTCCTAAATATAACTGTAAAAGTTCAGGCTGGATTTCCAAATGTCCAGACATTCAAGTCTTAGCAGCACCTCAGCTGCACCCTATTCTTGGACCTGATTCTTGTTTAGAATGTTGCCTTCCATTTTCAGAAAAAGGCCCACCTTCAGTGTGTGATACTCAAAGTGCTTGGTCACCTGAATTGTTTTAA